A DNA window from Paenibacillus sp. HWE-109 contains the following coding sequences:
- a CDS encoding carbohydrate ABC transporter permease → MDTPIKQHASSIALRNKHHRSLIKRYAFGYLLLAPVVLYVALFQFYPLFDTIRLSFFKYSLLHGGGMQFTGLNNYKELIVNDDHFWFILRNSLVWVIGSTLLQFLIAVPAALILNQKLRLRGLWRGLVMVPWVSPVVVIGIIWKWIYDGQYGLLNYYLKLLHLLQDNIVWLGNEFWVWPSLLLTSTWKGFPYVTLMLLSALQGISSEMKEAAEIDGATNWQRFRYVTLPSLKPIMYVTGMVSLIASWTKFEMIWALTNGGPGYTTSILPTYLYTHAFVYLDLGKGAAIGTLSMLIVLIMVFVYARLFGKDNS, encoded by the coding sequence ATGGACACGCCAATCAAACAACATGCTTCTTCTATTGCCTTAAGAAATAAACATCACCGTTCCCTTATCAAACGGTATGCTTTCGGCTATTTGCTGCTTGCGCCAGTCGTACTATATGTAGCCTTGTTTCAATTTTATCCGTTGTTCGATACGATTCGTCTCAGTTTCTTCAAATACTCACTGCTTCATGGCGGTGGCATGCAATTTACGGGCTTGAACAACTATAAAGAGTTGATTGTGAATGATGATCATTTCTGGTTTATTCTTAGAAATAGCCTTGTTTGGGTTATTGGTTCAACATTGCTCCAATTTCTTATAGCCGTTCCTGCTGCACTTATCCTAAATCAGAAGCTTCGCCTCAGGGGCCTTTGGCGTGGGTTAGTTATGGTTCCATGGGTTTCTCCTGTTGTTGTGATCGGCATCATTTGGAAATGGATTTATGACGGACAATATGGGTTGCTCAATTATTATTTAAAGCTGCTGCATCTGCTTCAAGACAACATCGTTTGGCTTGGGAACGAATTTTGGGTGTGGCCATCATTGCTGCTCACTTCCACTTGGAAAGGGTTCCCGTATGTTACTTTAATGCTCCTATCCGCACTACAGGGAATATCCAGTGAGATGAAGGAAGCAGCAGAAATTGACGGAGCGACCAATTGGCAGAGATTCCGTTATGTCACACTACCTTCGTTAAAACCCATCATGTATGTCACCGGCATGGTTTCACTTATCGCTTCTTGGACGAAGTTCGAAATGATCTGGGCATTGACCAATGGTGGACCGGGTTATACAACCAGTATTTTGCCGACCTATTTATACACCCATGCATTCGTTTATTTAGATTTAGGTAAAGGCGCTGCTATTGGAACTTTATCGATGCTGATTGTGTTGATTATGGTATTTGTTTATGCAAGATTGTTTGGTAAAGATAATAGTTAA
- a CDS encoding response regulator encodes MKVMVIDDEAIVIKGLSMLIPWEEYGFEWLPPAENGRKALEQIACIMPHLIIVDCQMPIMGGVELLAEIRNRKWSMKSIILSGHDEFDYVRQALQLGASDYLLKPPDTDMLLKVLIKIKKEWEEENQRNRQLQENMPLIRDRFLRNLLEGARLNEKLFMEKTAYLKVPLTVEPFRIVLLQIEQDPETLRNYNYEDQQLMNFAIQNIAEETLQRWENKCIFLEISGQFVMIINMSFTMEELRRDLRHLVINIKQTLKYFITVGISAQNEQLVLEGKMAYEQAQMALEYKYYTGPNEVIFIDDVDWEMSKSKRKNDGRESLITEASTAEEISTAYERLRMALKIGNLQELEDWMHSFFNELQEKEITIPLTKTESLQAMIYGASVISELHPKMQLDHLLTAEQIQYVVAAATLQELSQICKTFLRYLLQLTVDLRKSGRNNVVEAAKTMLETKYASNLSLDTIAKEVFVSPVYLSFLFKQVEGINLTDYVTQVRMDKAKELLLGSNLKTYEIANKVGYQDEKYFSRLFKKKIGMTPTEFRQ; translated from the coding sequence ATGAAAGTCATGGTCATTGATGATGAAGCGATCGTCATAAAAGGATTGAGCATGTTAATCCCATGGGAGGAATACGGTTTTGAATGGCTTCCGCCAGCTGAAAATGGGAGGAAGGCCTTGGAGCAAATTGCATGCATAATGCCCCATTTGATTATAGTGGATTGCCAAATGCCAATCATGGGGGGCGTGGAATTGCTTGCAGAAATTCGCAATCGGAAATGGTCAATGAAATCCATCATTCTCAGCGGCCATGATGAATTTGACTATGTCAGACAAGCGCTTCAGCTTGGAGCTTCTGATTACCTTCTTAAACCGCCGGACACGGATATGCTGTTAAAAGTGCTCATTAAGATCAAAAAGGAATGGGAGGAAGAAAATCAACGAAACCGTCAACTACAGGAAAATATGCCTCTAATCCGTGACAGGTTTTTAAGAAACTTACTGGAAGGAGCTCGACTCAATGAGAAGTTGTTTATGGAGAAAACTGCTTACCTGAAGGTTCCATTGACCGTGGAGCCTTTCCGAATAGTCCTGCTGCAAATCGAGCAGGATCCCGAAACTCTCAGGAATTATAATTATGAAGATCAACAGCTGATGAATTTCGCTATCCAGAACATTGCTGAGGAGACGCTGCAACGATGGGAGAATAAATGCATTTTTCTGGAGATATCGGGACAATTTGTGATGATTATTAATATGTCATTCACTATGGAGGAACTTCGCCGGGACCTGCGGCATTTGGTGATAAATATAAAGCAAACATTAAAATACTTTATTACCGTCGGAATCTCAGCCCAAAACGAACAATTGGTTCTCGAAGGGAAGATGGCCTATGAACAGGCCCAAATGGCTTTGGAATATAAATATTATACCGGACCGAACGAAGTCATTTTTATTGACGACGTAGATTGGGAAATGTCAAAGAGCAAGAGAAAGAACGATGGACGGGAGTCTTTGATAACTGAAGCGTCTACCGCTGAAGAAATATCAACTGCTTATGAACGGCTGCGAATGGCACTTAAGATAGGCAATCTTCAGGAATTAGAGGATTGGATGCACTCATTTTTCAATGAACTGCAAGAGAAGGAGATTACGATTCCATTAACGAAAACGGAAAGTCTGCAAGCCATGATATATGGCGCCAGCGTTATTTCCGAATTGCATCCCAAGATGCAATTGGATCATCTATTGACGGCTGAGCAAATTCAATACGTTGTAGCCGCTGCTACCTTGCAGGAGCTTAGTCAAATCTGCAAAACGTTTCTTCGTTATTTGCTCCAGTTGACCGTTGATTTGCGAAAATCCGGTAGGAATAACGTTGTGGAAGCTGCTAAAACTATGCTAGAAACCAAATATGCAAGTAACCTTTCTTTGGATACCATTGCCAAGGAGGTTTTTGTGTCGCCTGTCTATCTAAGCTTTTTGTTTAAACAGGTCGAAGGCATAAATTTAACTGACTATGTAACCCAGGTTCGGATGGATAAAGCTAAGGAACTGCTGCTCGGCTCTAATCTCAAAACCTATGAAATCGCCAATAAAGTGGGGTACCAAGACGAAAAATATTTTAGTCGGCTTTTCAAGAAGAAGATCGGGATGACTCCTACTGAATTCCGTCAATAA
- a CDS encoding sensor histidine kinase, producing the protein MLQFKTLQTKMLVSFILLVLIPVIGLGSFSYYIATRFLEKQTMQNQVQIIRLIADNIKHMLDDATDLSSFIVGNETIQSLLSQTAPSYIGDPQKTIFNYLSNLKQVKKYISFIVLYGENDFMFKDFSEFFRQVVPYEEFKESPLYMATAARNGQSNLDYSGSSLFIYAHNYNDIVLGRRILSLYDADKKLGMFFLGINRDAIRDAIQDVQISRTTNLLLFDDNYRLVASKLDDKEMSKHFKDNVNGIKNLLQPNQTWIYEIGNKKYLAANTSIEIYRWHVVSLTPMEDIQKQYGIVLSSTIILSFSLLLVAIVMSILLSKGITLPIKKLLRSMNNFKRGDFNQKVPVESKDEIGLLTQKYNEMVAQLNELIQKVYISQTNQKMIELKTLQAQIEPHFLYNTLDYIFFSSKINGDNQTAKVVQSLSELFRLSLNKGEDYYKLENEMNQIKAYINIQHARFPSRFTPIYHIDSTIGHFITLKLLLQPIVENAILHAFEPPTDRQGVLLIRSYVQGSDIVWIVQDNGNGMNPDQVEQLLYIPVRSKGGYGLRNVNERLQMMFGPEYALQINSIPDIGTTVIVRIPIIENETQWGKLYESHGH; encoded by the coding sequence ATGCTTCAATTCAAAACATTGCAAACAAAAATGCTTGTTTCCTTCATTTTGCTCGTGCTTATTCCCGTCATTGGCCTTGGCAGCTTTTCTTACTACATAGCAACTCGTTTTTTGGAGAAACAGACGATGCAGAATCAAGTGCAAATCATCCGGCTTATTGCCGACAATATTAAACATATGCTGGATGATGCCACCGATCTCTCTTCCTTTATTGTGGGGAACGAAACCATTCAATCGCTGCTAAGCCAAACTGCTCCTTCGTATATTGGAGATCCACAAAAGACAATTTTCAATTATTTATCTAATTTAAAACAAGTTAAAAAGTATATATCATTTATTGTTTTGTATGGAGAAAATGACTTTATGTTTAAGGATTTCTCGGAATTTTTCAGGCAGGTGGTACCCTATGAAGAATTTAAAGAATCCCCATTATATATGGCTACGGCTGCGCGTAACGGCCAGTCTAACTTGGATTATTCGGGCTCGTCTCTGTTTATATACGCACATAATTACAATGATATCGTACTAGGCAGACGTATTTTAAGTTTGTATGATGCAGACAAAAAGTTGGGCATGTTTTTTCTTGGAATTAATCGGGATGCCATAAGAGATGCCATCCAAGACGTCCAGATCAGTCGGACGACCAATCTGCTTCTCTTCGACGACAATTATCGACTCGTTGCAAGTAAGTTGGATGATAAAGAAATGAGCAAGCATTTTAAAGACAATGTGAACGGAATTAAAAACCTGCTTCAGCCCAATCAAACATGGATCTATGAAATAGGAAATAAAAAATACTTAGCTGCGAACACGTCCATTGAGATATATCGATGGCATGTTGTGAGCCTTACTCCGATGGAAGACATCCAAAAGCAATATGGCATTGTGCTCAGCAGCACGATCATATTGTCGTTCTCACTCCTGCTAGTTGCGATTGTGATGTCTATATTGCTTTCCAAAGGCATTACACTGCCTATTAAGAAATTGCTTCGGTCTATGAACAATTTTAAACGAGGGGACTTTAATCAAAAGGTTCCTGTGGAGTCGAAAGATGAAATCGGGCTGCTCACGCAAAAGTATAATGAAATGGTCGCCCAATTGAATGAGCTAATTCAGAAAGTCTATATCAGTCAAACGAATCAGAAAATGATTGAATTGAAAACACTTCAAGCACAGATTGAGCCGCATTTCCTGTACAATACGTTGGATTACATTTTCTTTAGTTCAAAAATCAACGGGGATAACCAAACGGCTAAAGTCGTTCAATCGTTAAGCGAATTGTTCCGGCTTTCGCTGAATAAGGGTGAAGATTACTACAAATTAGAAAATGAAATGAATCAAATCAAAGCCTATATCAATATTCAACATGCACGTTTCCCTAGTCGATTCACTCCCATTTATCATATCGATTCCACTATTGGCCATTTTATTACGTTGAAGCTTCTTCTCCAACCTATTGTGGAAAATGCTATCTTACACGCGTTCGAACCGCCAACGGATCGCCAAGGAGTTCTTTTGATTCGTTCTTATGTTCAAGGAAGCGATATTGTTTGGATCGTTCAGGACAATGGTAATGGAATGAATCCAGATCAGGTGGAACAACTGTTGTACATACCAGTACGAAGTAAAGGCGGTTATGGCTTGCGAAATGTGAATGAACGGTTGCAGATGATGTTTGGTCCTGAATATGCCCTGCAAATCAACAGTATTCCTGATATCGGCACCACTGTGATTGTAAGAATTCCAATCATCGAAAATGAAACACAATGGGGGAAACTATATGAAAGTCATGGTCATTGA
- a CDS encoding ABC transporter substrate-binding protein — MKQLKKPASILISFVVLVSVALTGCSSNKEDKSAPNTTPAATTKEIDWKTVKADIRFVYPGTSEAEKELADQFKTKMKEKYPNVNIEYMFLSWQDMEKKLPIMLSSADYPDLTMTQDVTNLVQLDGLEDISPYINKQGAALKKDDFLPGTLEYGSKGDKIYSIPNLANSFTLMVNEQMLNEAGMKVEELKTWENVEKAAQLMTKGDKYGFGYPMGVARFAFRVPFTAAYSNGLLLSDTSEAAKKKYIETLDHFKKLEAFEPKAHFTWGYPEMWRSFSNGEVGMVAAGTYFSANVYSINPDIIKVTRAIPYPKGPSGDKAQAPVSSVGIGMFKGSKNKDVAWKLIEEWSSSEFNTSEAAVVNVTAIKNANLDEIVKKAEKVYPKAIDGHKRILQDFNQILVNNGVPMATIVGQPEMETLVQDNMTKLLTGKTNTEETYTAIKDGINKIKDKFK; from the coding sequence ATGAAACAGTTAAAAAAGCCTGCATCGATCCTAATCAGCTTCGTAGTACTGGTAAGTGTAGCGTTGACAGGCTGCAGTTCTAACAAAGAGGACAAGAGTGCACCGAACACAACTCCGGCAGCAACAACGAAAGAAATCGATTGGAAAACCGTGAAAGCGGATATACGTTTCGTCTATCCGGGGACATCAGAGGCAGAAAAAGAGTTAGCCGATCAATTTAAAACAAAAATGAAGGAAAAGTATCCTAACGTCAACATTGAGTACATGTTCTTATCCTGGCAGGATATGGAGAAGAAGTTACCTATTATGCTATCATCTGCAGACTATCCGGATTTGACGATGACCCAAGACGTCACCAACCTTGTGCAGCTGGATGGATTGGAGGATATTTCTCCCTATATCAATAAACAAGGCGCAGCATTGAAAAAAGATGATTTTCTACCAGGCACACTGGAATATGGGTCCAAAGGAGATAAAATCTATTCCATTCCGAATCTTGCCAACTCCTTTACCCTCATGGTAAATGAACAAATGTTGAACGAAGCCGGCATGAAAGTTGAAGAATTAAAAACATGGGAAAACGTGGAAAAAGCAGCACAACTCATGACTAAAGGCGATAAATACGGCTTTGGATATCCAATGGGCGTAGCTCGGTTTGCTTTCAGAGTTCCTTTCACTGCCGCATATAGCAATGGGCTTCTGCTCAGCGATACATCGGAAGCAGCAAAGAAAAAATATATCGAGACACTGGATCACTTCAAAAAACTAGAAGCTTTTGAGCCTAAAGCACATTTCACTTGGGGCTATCCGGAAATGTGGCGATCGTTTAGTAACGGAGAAGTGGGCATGGTTGCTGCAGGAACCTACTTTTCCGCTAATGTGTACAGCATCAATCCGGATATCATTAAGGTAACCAGAGCGATTCCTTATCCGAAAGGACCTTCCGGGGACAAGGCGCAAGCACCGGTATCGAGCGTTGGGATAGGCATGTTCAAAGGCAGCAAAAATAAAGATGTCGCATGGAAGCTAATCGAAGAGTGGTCCTCTTCCGAGTTCAATACGTCAGAAGCAGCAGTAGTCAACGTTACCGCTATCAAAAATGCTAATTTGGATGAGATCGTCAAGAAGGCTGAAAAAGTTTACCCAAAAGCCATTGATGGTCACAAGCGAATTTTACAAGACTTTAACCAAATTCTTGTCAACAATGGTGTACCCATGGCTACCATCGTCGGGCAACCCGAGATGGAGACGCTTGTGCAAGATAATATGACGAAGCTCCTCACGGGAAAAACGAATACGGAAGAAACCTACACGGCGATCAAAGATGGGATCAATAAAATAAAAGATAAGTTCAAATAA
- a CDS encoding polysaccharide deacetylase family protein, with amino-acid sequence MRIRFDLFPGGKSRALTLSYDDGREFDRRMVRILNDFDIRGTFHLNSGLLGKPGYLERSEVKDLFSGHEVSTHTVSHPFLSLSPKERIADEILQDRKELEHLAEYPVKGLSYPHGSWNKEVVSLLPALGVEYARTTNNHGGFDMPEDFLLWSPTCHHRDMLELGQKFLDDRPRHPRMSLLYVWGHSYEFNNNQNWEQLERFGELIGRRPDIWYATNIEIVLYIKALRQLRFTVSGEWVHNPSALSVWFSLEGQAVEIKPGETKRLFV; translated from the coding sequence ATGCGTATTCGTTTTGATCTATTTCCCGGTGGAAAGAGCAGAGCTCTAACGCTAAGTTATGATGATGGACGGGAATTCGACCGGAGAATGGTTCGTATTTTAAATGATTTCGACATCCGGGGGACATTTCACTTGAATTCCGGACTTTTGGGGAAACCAGGTTATTTGGAGCGTTCGGAAGTGAAAGATTTATTTAGCGGGCATGAGGTGTCAACTCATACGGTCAGCCATCCATTTCTGAGTTTGTCTCCAAAGGAAAGAATTGCCGATGAGATCTTGCAGGATCGCAAAGAGTTGGAGCATCTAGCCGAATATCCCGTAAAGGGGTTGTCATACCCTCATGGCTCTTGGAACAAAGAGGTTGTGTCGCTGCTTCCCGCACTGGGAGTGGAATATGCTAGAACCACGAATAATCATGGCGGCTTTGACATGCCGGAGGATTTTTTATTGTGGTCCCCTACTTGCCATCATCGCGATATGCTGGAATTGGGCCAAAAGTTTCTCGATGATCGACCGCGTCATCCTCGCATGTCACTGTTATATGTATGGGGTCACAGCTATGAATTTAATAACAATCAAAACTGGGAGCAGCTTGAGCGATTTGGTGAATTGATCGGTCGCCGTCCCGATATTTGGTATGCAACCAATATTGAAATCGTGCTGTACATAAAAGCATTGCGTCAATTGCGGTTTACCGTTTCAGGAGAGTGGGTTCATAATCCTTCCGCCTTGTCCGTGTGGTTCAGCTTGGAAGGACAAGCCGTTGAAATAAAGCCGGGAGAAACAAAAAGACTATTCGTGTGA
- a CDS encoding carbohydrate ABC transporter permease → MRETYLMRIWKYTILFLLLVFTLVPFLWLLDTSFKSDEAIFASKPTWWVSSFTLDSYTWALGKKGIQLGKLLSNSLITCAITAFLTGLIACISGYGLARYKVPGIKFIFVLLVLAQMIQGPMIMIPWYKFASSMSLLNTKTILVMIYCTMTIPVGVWIMSGFFKTIPIDLEEAAYMDGASKLKTLFVVVIPLALPGLVAISLYSFILGWNDYQYSLILTNSLSAKTVQVGIAEVMESMGSTNWGGILASGVIIILPIILIFAIIQKFLIEGLTAGSVKG, encoded by the coding sequence ATGAGAGAAACTTACTTGATGAGAATATGGAAATACACGATTTTGTTTCTATTATTAGTTTTTACCTTGGTACCTTTTCTCTGGCTTTTGGATACTTCATTCAAGAGCGACGAAGCCATATTTGCCTCTAAACCGACTTGGTGGGTATCATCTTTTACCTTGGATAGTTATACATGGGCTCTAGGGAAAAAAGGGATCCAGCTTGGAAAACTGTTGTCCAACTCTTTGATCACATGTGCGATTACCGCGTTTTTAACGGGTTTGATAGCTTGTATCAGCGGTTATGGTTTAGCCAGATATAAAGTTCCAGGGATCAAATTCATATTCGTACTGCTCGTATTGGCGCAGATGATTCAAGGACCAATGATTATGATTCCATGGTATAAGTTTGCATCCTCGATGTCGCTTTTGAATACCAAAACAATACTTGTCATGATTTATTGTACAATGACAATTCCTGTTGGCGTCTGGATCATGAGCGGTTTTTTCAAAACAATCCCGATCGATTTGGAAGAAGCGGCCTATATGGATGGCGCATCGAAACTAAAAACATTATTTGTTGTTGTGATTCCCCTTGCTTTGCCCGGGTTAGTCGCCATTAGCCTCTATTCCTTTATTCTTGGTTGGAACGATTACCAATACTCGCTTATATTAACGAACTCCCTTTCTGCGAAAACTGTCCAGGTTGGCATCGCCGAGGTGATGGAAAGCATGGGTTCGACCAATTGGGGAGGCATTCTGGCCAGTGGTGTGATTATCATCCTTCCAATTATTCTGATCTTTGCTATCATTCAGAAATTTCTCATTGAAGGCTTAACCGCCGGAAGTGTTAAAGGATAA